Genomic window (Streptosporangium brasiliense):
AGCCCGGCCACCGCGGCGACGACCTCGGAGGGGTTGGACAGGTCGGGCAGGACCACGTCGGCCCCCGCCTCGTGGAGTTCGGCCGGGAGGGAGCGGCCGGTGGCGACCGCGATCATGGACGCTCCGGCGATCTTGGCTGCCTGGACGTCCCTGGCCGAATCACCGATCATCACGGTGTTGCCGCCGTCGAAGGTCCCGCCGTGCTTCTGCCTGGCCCGGCCCTGCGCGACCTGGAGCAGGGTGGCCTTGGGGTAGACCTCCTCGCCGTAGCCGCCGACCTCGAAGTCCACGTGCCGGTCCAGGCCGAAGGCGGTCAGCTTGTGCACGGCGTTGCTCTTGATCGTGCCGGTGAGCACCGACTGGACCACACCGTCGAGCCTGGCCACCGCCTTCAGCGCGTCGGCCGCCCCGGGCATCATCCGGCCGTCCTTGGCCAGACGCTTGCGCCTGGCGCCGAAGGTCTCGGCCAGCGCGTCGAGGAACTTCGGGAGGTGGCCGTCGTCGGCCACGACCCCGTTGAGGGCGAGCATCTCGAAGACGATCTCGGAGTCAGGACGTCCGTTGTGCTGGGTCAGCTTGACCAGGGGCCGTCCGGTGACCTGCCGGAAGGCCTCCGCGTAGGCGTCGCGGGTGACGATGGACACGTCGACCAGCGTGAGGTCGATGTTCCACAGGACGAGGCGGCTAATCGTGGGCCTCCCGGAATGGGTGCGGATGCCCAGAGTACGGCCATCGCCGTCCCCGTCCGCCATCGATGCCCAGACCGTCCGGTCCCGGACGGTCCCGTCCCGGGCAGGCGGGGTCCCGGGCGGACGGTCCCGGACAGGTGACGGCCCGTACGGGGGTCACGGGCGGACGGCGGTCACGGGCGGGCGGCCCCGGAGCGGCGGTGGGTCCGGGCGGGTTCAGGCGTAGCCGATGGCGTCGGCGAGGGTGTCCACGACCGGGACGCCCAGCGCCTTCAGGTCCGCCCGGCTGGTCATGCCGCCGGTGTAGAGGACGGCCCGCGCCCCGACATGCCGGGCGGCGTGCGCGTCGTCCACGCTGTCGCCGATCACGAGCACATCGGCGGGGTCGACCCCGAGCGCCGCGAGATGGGCCACCATCGAGTCGGCCTTGTGCCCGCCGGACGCGCTGCGCAGCCCGTCGATCCGGGTGAAGTGCCGGTCGATGCCGAACTCGGCGACCTTGGGCCCCAGCCGCTCGTGCGCCCACATCGACAGCAGCGACTGCCTGCCGCCCTCCCGCTCCCAGCTCGCCAGGGTGGAGGCCGCGTCCGCCGCGAGACCGCACTCCAGCATCAGCCGGTGGTAGTTGTCGTGGAAGCCGAGATCGAGCCGCTCCCACTCGCCGTCGAGGAGCGCGCGGCCGAGCATGCGCTCGTAGGCCGCCCAGATCGGTCGGGTGTAGACCGCGCGGAATCGGTCGACGTCGTAGGGGCCCAGCCCGTAGGGCTCGAACACCGCGTTCGTCGCCCCGACGACGGCGTCGACGTCGTGGAAGAGAGTGCCGTTCCAGTCCCAGACAATATGCTTCGTCATATCGGCTCAAGCCTAGCCAGTCGGCCGGACATTCCGCCGCCCCGCTCGGCACGGGCGGGGCCCGCGAGGCGGGGACCCGCGGCCGGCCGGGGTGTCCGACCCGCCGCGGGGTCCACGCTCACCGCGCCACGGGGGCGCTCAGCCGCAGGCCTTGCCGGTGGTGCCCTGCCCGTTCTGACCGCCACGGCCCCCGTTCCACCGCACGTGGACCGAGCCCCAGGCGCAGATGCGGGGGGCGTACATCATGTCGCCCCAGTGACGGCCGCCGTTGCCCGCCTTGAACCTGAAGGTGTCCGAGCCGCGGTCGGTGTAGACGCTGATCGTGCCCGACGCGGTGCTGGAGGTCGAGACCTCGGTCCAGTTGGTCTTGCAGGACCTCGACCACATGAGCTTGACCGTCCCGACCGTCTCCCTGGCCGGGGTCTTGACGGCGGCCGTCCGCACCACCTTCGCCGAGCGGGCGCAGCCCTCGCGGTAGGGGTCCTTGTGGTCGTAGGTGTGCGCGTCGGCCGGGGACGCCACGAACAGGGCCAACCCGGCCGCGGCGACCGTGGCCGTGACTACTCGGATCTTCACTGACATCCGCTCCTTCTCGTCATGAGGCTGGCTGGACCGGAGTGATCTTAGTCACGACAGCCACGAAAAGGTCGGGAATCATTTATTTTTCGGCAATAGCGGTAAACCTCGGGCCCGGCTCCCGCGTCGTCACGCGCGCTCAGTCGAGCAGGTCGGGGATCTCCTGTGTGGCGTACCACATCAGCTCGTGGGCCTCGGCGCCGTCCACGGTGAACCTGGCGTCGTCGTCGCCGCGGTCGGCCGCGGGCAGCGCGGCGACGGCGGCCTCCACGTCCTCGGCCGCGGTCGGGTCGTCCACGTGGACCGCGGCGATCTTCGACAGCGGGACCGGCGCCGACAGCCGCACCCGGGCGCGCTCCTCCAGCCCGGCGCCCACGCTCACGACGTCGTCCGGCACCTCGGCGGCGATCACCACCCGGCGCGCGGCCACCTCCACCCCGTCGGCGCGGTCGGCGGCCAGCATCCGCAGGGACGCCCTGGCCGCCTCGGTCAGGGCGACGTACTCCAGCTCCTCGGTGTCACCCGAGACGTACCACTCGACCAACGCGGGGGTGACCGCGTAGCCGGTCAGCGGGGCCGGGCCGAACTCCCCCAGGGTGACCACACGGGCCAGCGCGGGGAGTGTGGCCGGCAGGTAGACGCGCATCCATGCCTCGATCTTCTGCTCCGACACCGGCGCCGGTCCGGCGCCGATCACCCATCGAGTGTGCCAGCCCCGGCGACCCGGCCGCGAGATCCGGGGTCCGGAAGGGGACGGCGAGCCGGACGGCGGACCTCAGCGCAGCGGCACGCCGAAGAGCCGCTCCAGCTCGGCGATGGTCAGCTCGGGGTCCCGGTGGTGCACGCCCACGATGCCGAGGGCGCGGGCGGCCGTGATGTTGGCCTCGATGTCGTCGACGAACACGCATTCGTGCCCCGCCAGGCCGACCCGGCCGAGCGCGTGCTCGAAGATCCTCGGCTCCGGCTTGCGCATGCCGATCTCCCCCGAGATGACGACCGCGTCGAAGACCTCGTCCCAGCCGTCGCGGGGATACTCGTTGGCCCAGGAGTTGGACAGCAGGCAGGTCCGCAGCCCGGCGGCGCGCGCCTCTCGGAGCATCACGTACATCGCCTCGACCCGCTGGAACCCGGCGAACATCCTGGCCAGCAGCCCCTCCGCGACCGGCGGCACGCCGTCCGTCGTCATCAGTCTGGCGGCCAGGTCCCGCTCGAAGTCCAGTCCGGAGATCTCGCCCCGCTCCAGGGCGTGGATCGTGTTCTCTCCGCTCTCGGAGCCCTCGTAGGCGTGCAGGATCAGCTCCCGCATCACCTCGCGGTAGTGGGCGGCGTCGATCCGGTCGGCGGCGATCCAGTGGGCGATCGCCTCGGACATTCCCACGGTGAGCACGCCTCCCCAGTCGATCAGCACACCCTTGAGCATCCCGCCTCCTCGTCTAGAACCGGCTCCAGATTAGGCATGGCCGGTGAGTGAGCCGGAAAGGGGTGGTGCAAAACTGACCGCCATGGACTTCGCGCTCAGCACGAAGGCGGAGGAATACCTCGCCAACCTGACCGATTTCATGGTGTCTCATGTGTATCCGGCGGAGCCGGTCTACCACGAGTGGCGGCTCGCGAAGGGCCACGGCAACCACGACCTGCCCCCGGTCGTCGAGGACCTCAAGGCCGAGGCCCGCTCGCGCGGCCTGTGGAACCTGTTCCTGCCCGACGAGTCCGGCATGTCGGTGCTCGACTACGCCAGCCTGGCCGAGGTCACCGGCCGCTCCATCGACCTCGCCCCCGAGGCGCTGAACTGCGCCGCCCCCGACACCGGGAACATGGAGGTCCTGCACATGTTCGGCTCGCCCGGACAGCGGGACCGCTGGCTCAAGCCCCTCCTCGCCGGGGAGATCCGCTCGGCGTTCGCGATGACCGAGCCCGCGGTGGCCTCCAGCGACGCCACCAACATCTCCACCTCCATCACCCGTGACGGCTCCGAATACGTGATCAACGGCCGCAAGTGGTTCATCACCGGCGCGGCCGACCCGCGCTGCGAGATCATGATCGTGATGGGCAAGACCGACCCGGACGCCCCCACGCACCGCCAGCAGTCGATGATCCTGGTCCCGATGGACACCCCCGGGGTGGAGATCGTGCGCCATCTGCCGCTCTTCGGCTACCAGGAGCAGCACGGCCATTCCGAGATCACCTTCACCGACGTCCGGGTGCCCGCCTCGAACCTCATCGCGGAGGAGGGCGACGGTTTCCGCATCGCCCAGGCGCGCCTGGGACCGGGCCGCATCCACCACTGCATGCGGGCGATCGGCATGGCCGAGCGCGCCCTGGAGCTGATGTGCTCCCGCGCCGCCAACCGCGTGGCCTTCGGCCAGACCCTCGCCCAGCAGGGCGTCGTCCAGCAGCAGATCGCCGAGTCCCGGCTGGCCGTCGACCAGGCCCGGCTGCTCACCCTGAGGGCCGCCTGGCTGATCGACACCGTCGGCGCCAGGGCCGCCGCCGCCGAGATCTCCGCCATCAAGGTCGTCGCCCCCAGGATGGCCTGCGAGGTCATCGACCGCGCCATCCAGGTCCACGGCGGCCTGGGCGTCTGCGACGACGTGCCGCTCGCCATGATGTACGCCCAAGCCCGCGCCATGCGCATCTTCGACGGCCCCGACGAGGTCCACATCCGCGCCGTCGCCCGCAGGGAGCTCAAGCCCTACCTCCTGTGAGGCCCCGGACGGACGGCCCGAGCCGGAGGTTTCCCGCCGAATGTCCGATTCAATGGCTGGACGGCGTTTCAGGCCCGCGGTTCGAGGAAGGCTAGGAGAGTGGCCCCCGGGGCCAGATGGCCGCAGGTGAGAGGCGCCATCGGCCGCCCGTGGGCGCCACCCGAACCGATCCCTCGACTCCTTCTGAGGAGGGGCGATGACCGTAAGCCAGACGGCTCGCGGAACGCGTGCCCGCACGTCGGCGTCGTCCGCCACGGCCACCGGGCGCAGGAGCACCGCGGCCGCCGGGCGCAGGACCGCCACGGCCGCCGGGCGCAGGACGGCAGGGCGCACGTCCGCGGAGGAGAAATCCACCGGGCAGCGGACCGCCGGGCGCAGGCAGGCGGAGCGCGGGCACGACGGGCAAGAGTTCACGCTGAACCTGCCGATGAT
Coding sequences:
- a CDS encoding HAD family hydrolase — its product is MADGDGDGRTLGIRTHSGRPTISRLVLWNIDLTLVDVSIVTRDAYAEAFRQVTGRPLVKLTQHNGRPDSEIVFEMLALNGVVADDGHLPKFLDALAETFGARRKRLAKDGRMMPGAADALKAVARLDGVVQSVLTGTIKSNAVHKLTAFGLDRHVDFEVGGYGEEVYPKATLLQVAQGRARQKHGGTFDGGNTVMIGDSARDVQAAKIAGASMIAVATGRSLPAELHEAGADVVLPDLSNPSEVVAAVAGLTSPARRAG
- a CDS encoding HAD family hydrolase; this encodes MTKHIVWDWNGTLFHDVDAVVGATNAVFEPYGLGPYDVDRFRAVYTRPIWAAYERMLGRALLDGEWERLDLGFHDNYHRLMLECGLAADAASTLASWEREGGRQSLLSMWAHERLGPKVAEFGIDRHFTRIDGLRSASGGHKADSMVAHLAALGVDPADVLVIGDSVDDAHAARHVGARAVLYTGGMTSRADLKALGVPVVDTLADAIGYA
- a CDS encoding DUF2690 domain-containing protein; amino-acid sequence: MKIRVVTATVAAAGLALFVASPADAHTYDHKDPYREGCARSAKVVRTAAVKTPARETVGTVKLMWSRSCKTNWTEVSTSSTASGTISVYTDRGSDTFRFKAGNGGRHWGDMMYAPRICAWGSVHVRWNGGRGGQNGQGTTGKACG
- a CDS encoding DUF6912 family protein, which gives rise to MRVYLPATLPALARVVTLGEFGPAPLTGYAVTPALVEWYVSGDTEELEYVALTEAARASLRMLAADRADGVEVAARRVVIAAEVPDDVVSVGAGLEERARVRLSAPVPLSKIAAVHVDDPTAAEDVEAAVAALPAADRGDDDARFTVDGAEAHELMWYATQEIPDLLD
- a CDS encoding HAD family hydrolase — its product is MLKGVLIDWGGVLTVGMSEAIAHWIAADRIDAAHYREVMRELILHAYEGSESGENTIHALERGEISGLDFERDLAARLMTTDGVPPVAEGLLARMFAGFQRVEAMYVMLREARAAGLRTCLLSNSWANEYPRDGWDEVFDAVVISGEIGMRKPEPRIFEHALGRVGLAGHECVFVDDIEANITAARALGIVGVHHRDPELTIAELERLFGVPLR
- a CDS encoding acyl-CoA dehydrogenase family protein; translated protein: MDFALSTKAEEYLANLTDFMVSHVYPAEPVYHEWRLAKGHGNHDLPPVVEDLKAEARSRGLWNLFLPDESGMSVLDYASLAEVTGRSIDLAPEALNCAAPDTGNMEVLHMFGSPGQRDRWLKPLLAGEIRSAFAMTEPAVASSDATNISTSITRDGSEYVINGRKWFITGAADPRCEIMIVMGKTDPDAPTHRQQSMILVPMDTPGVEIVRHLPLFGYQEQHGHSEITFTDVRVPASNLIAEEGDGFRIAQARLGPGRIHHCMRAIGMAERALELMCSRAANRVAFGQTLAQQGVVQQQIAESRLAVDQARLLTLRAAWLIDTVGARAAAAEISAIKVVAPRMACEVIDRAIQVHGGLGVCDDVPLAMMYAQARAMRIFDGPDEVHIRAVARRELKPYLL